In the genome of Capra hircus breed San Clemente chromosome 5, ASM170441v1, whole genome shotgun sequence, one region contains:
- the CLEC12B gene encoding C-type lectin domain family 12 member B yields the protein MSEDVTYATLMFQDSVSAGNNQDRNNLRKRGYPAPSSIRCQAALGLLTLCLMLLIGLVTLGIMFLQMSSEINSDSDKLTQLQKITHQQQDNLSQRLSEYRNFPMEEEFLKSQISSLLNRQGQMAIKLCQELIIHTSDHKCNPCPKTWKWYQTGCYYFAINEEKTWPNSRKNCMDKNSTLVKTDSLEEKDFLRSQPLPEFPFFWLGLSWDPSGRSWLWEDSSRPSPSLFSANEYAQINESKGCAYFQNGNIYISRCSAEISWICEKTAALVKIEDLD from the exons ATGTCTGAAGACGTGACCTACGCAACACTCATGTTTCAGGATTCTGTTTCAGCAGGAAATAATCAGGATAGAAATAACCTAAGAAAAAGAG GGTATCCAGCTCCATCCTCTATACGGTGTCAGGCTGCCCTGGGTCTGCTAACTCTTTGTCTGATGCTGCTGATTGGGCTGGTGACCTTGGGAATTATGT TTTTGCAGATGTCCAGCGAAATTAACTCAGATTCAGACAAACTGactcaactccagaaaatcacCCACCAACAGCAGGACAATTTATCCCAGCGGCTGAGTGAGTACAGGAACTTTCCTATGGAGGAGGAGTTTCTCAAATCACAAATCTCCAGTCTATTGAACAGGCAGGGACAAATGGCCATCAAACTCTGTCAAGAACTAATCATTCACACTTCAG acCACAAATGCAATCCTTGTCCTAAGACCTGGAAATGGTACCAAACCGGCTGCTATTATTTTgcaataaatgaggaaaaaaccTGGCCTAACAGTAGAAAAAACTGCATGGACAAGAACTCCACGCTGGTGAAGACAGACAGCCTAGAAGAAAAG gattttctgaGGTCACAACCATTACCCGAGTTTCCTTTCTTCTGGTTGGGACTATCTTGGGACCCATCTGGCAGAAGTTGGCTTTGGGAGGATAGCTCTAGACCCTCTCCATCCTT ATTTAGTGCTAATGAATATGCTCAGATCAATGAATCCAAGGGATGTGCCTATTTTCAAAATGGGAATATTTATATATCTCGCTGCAGTGCTGAAATTTCTTGGATTTGTGAGAAGACAGCTGCATTAGTGAAGATTGAAGACTTGGATTAA